The sequence TTCGCGCGGCGCGGAAAGCTTCATGTCGAGCTTCTGATCGTGGGACGTCGCGCGGCCGTCGCGGCCACCTGTGCTGGTTGCCGCCGTCTTGTACAGAATGTTCATACTGGACTCCTGGTTCGTGAGAGGAATGGGTCCCGACGAATCGCAACACTCGGGCCACGGCTGAAATATAGCTCGCTAATCATTAGTGTGCAAATTAATTTTTGCGTTCCGACTCGCCGACGAAAGGCGAAGAACGATCAGGCGCCGTCGGCGTCGGTCAGCGCTTGCCGCAGCCGTGTCAGATCCTCGCGCAGCCGGATCAGGAAATCCGGCGTCTGGCGCATCGCGCAAAACAGCTCGGCCGGCACGGCCCGAGCCTTGTGCTTGAGCGCCGCGCCGTCGGCGGTGAGGCGGGCGTGAACGATCCGCTCGTCGTTCGTGTCACGCACCCGCTCGATATAGCCGAGCGCCTCCAGCCGCTTCAGGAGCGGTGTGACGGTCGCGGGATCGAGGCTGAGCCGCGCGGCGATGTCCTTGACGGCCATGTCGTCGGTTTCCCACAGCACGAGCATCGCGAGGTACTGCGGATAGGTGAGCGCGAGCTTGTCGAGCAGCGGCTTATACGCCTTCGTCATCGCAAGCGACGTCGAATAGAGCGCGAAGCAGAGCTGATCGTCGAGCGTGAGCGGGAAAGTCGGCGAGTCGTTCATGGCGGAAGCGTCAGTAAAGCGCAAAATATTCGTGTGCTAATGATTTTGCGCCCGATCACGCCGATTGGCGAGGGGCCACGAGCGTCGGCCGGAAAAGGGCTCGACGAATCGGAGGATCGATGGGGGGCCTCGCCGGCGGCGATCTCGCGCACGATGACGGGAAGCCGATGGCGGCGGCACTGGCCAATGGCGCAGGCCGGACGCGCATGCGCTGCCGGAACGGGGCGGCGCAATGCGTGCCCGCAGTGGAAAACGGCGGAAAACGGCAGAAGGCGCGAGAAGACGCCGCGACGAGGCCGCTCGGCATGAAGGGGCGCGCGTTCGCGGCGCTGCGGCATCGCTGTCGGGCGAACGCCGATTCCTTCACTTGAGTGATGCTGCCGCGGCGTTTGTCTCGTCAAAACATCCGTCGCGGCCCCATCGGCCGTTCGGAGCCGTGCGACGGCCTGCGCGAGAGGCTCGGGCAAGCGAGCCGCCGGCCCGCCGCTTGCCGCCGGGACATTCAACGGCCGGATGCGTTCGGCGGACTCTGCGCCCCCGGCTCCTGCACGCCGAAGCAGCCGCGATAGGTTGCATAGAAGGAGCAGTAGAGCATCGCGGTGATGACGATCGAGGCCGGCATCATCACCGTGAGCGCGTAGGCGCTGGCGCCGAGCGCCTGCATCAGCGCGGCGAGCCCGAACGACACGCCGAGCGCTAGCGCGAACCACAGCAGTCCATAGACGGTGAACGCGCCCTTGTTGCGCCAGCAGCTCACGACGCTGAAGAACAGCGCTTTCACGGGCGGCACGTCGTGCCACGCGGTCAGCACCGGCGCGAACCAGAACATCATCGCGACCGGCGCGTACAGCGCGGCCGCGATCAGTACCGCGATCCTGACGCCCGGCGAATCGAGCGCCTCCGGCCCGAGGTTCTCGGCGCCGAGACCGAACATGATCTTCAGCAGCGTGCCGCCGTCGCCGAGCGCCGAGCACGCGAACACGGCCGCCATCGAAACGATGTAGAGCCCGCCGAGCGCGAGCAGCCGCTGCGTGACGGTCGGGCCGTACGAGCGGAAGCCGTCGATCAGGATCGTCGGCAGCACCTGCTTGCCGGCGATCGTGTCGCGGCAGGCCGCCATGAAGCCGACCGCGATTCCGGGAATGAGCAGCAGCGGCAGCGCCGCGCCGATCACGGGCACGAGCGACACCAGCATCATCGCGAGCAGGTACGTGAAGAACAGTGTGACGAATGCGAGCGGATTGCGCCGGAACAGCCAGATGCCTTGGCGGAACCACACGTAGCCGGTCTTGGCGGAGACTTCGATCAGTTGCATGCGTGGGTCTCGGGGAGCGCGCCCGCGTGCGCGATGCGTTCGCGCAGGATGCGTTCGAAATGGCCCGGGTCGTGCGGCTTGAGCATCTGCGCGGCGCGGGGAAGGTGGAAATCATACAGGCGCGATACCCAGAAGCGGTACGCGCCCGCGCGCAGCATGTCGCCCCAGCGGCGGCGCTCGCCCGCGGTGAACGGGCGCACCGTCTGGTACGCGCGCAGCAGCGCGTCGGCGCGCGCGGCGTCGAGCGCGCCCGTCGGCAGATCGACGCACCAGTCGTTGACCGTCACCGCGACGTCGAACAGCCATTTGTCGCAGCCGGCGAAGTAGAAATCGAAGAAGCCGCCGAGCCGCACCGAATGGCCGGTGTCGGGCTCCGCGTGCGCGAAGAGCGCATTGTCGCGAAACAGGTCGCAATGGCACGGGCCTTCCGGCAGCGCCGCGTAATCGTCCGATGCGAAGAACGCGGCCTGGTGCGCGAGCTCGCCTTCCAGCAGCGCGCGCTGCTCGCCCGTGACGAACGGCGCGATCGCGGGCACCGTGTCGCGCCACCACGGCAGGCTGCGCAAGTTGGGCTGATGCCGCGGATAGTCGCGGCCCGCGAGGTGCATGCGCGCGAGCATCTGCCCGACTTCGACGCAGTGCTCGACGCCCGGCGCGAGCTGCGCCGCGCCCTCGAGCTTGGTGACGATCGCGGCCGGCTTGCCGTGCAACTCGCCGAACAGCGTGCCGTCGTCGCGCGCGACGGGCGCGGGCACGGGCACCCCGTGCTTCGCGAGATGGCTCATCAGATCGACGTAGAACGGCAATTGCCCGGCCGTCAGGTTCTCGAAGATCGTGAGCACGTATTCGCCGCGCGTCGTCGTCAGGAAGAAGTTGCTGTTCTCGATGCCGGACGGAATGCCGCGGAACGCGACAACGTCGCCGAGATCGTAGTGGCGCATCCAGAGTGCGAGGTCAGCGTCGGAAACTGCGGTGAAAACGGCCATGCAGGAAACGTCGGTTCGGGTTGGCGCGCCGGCGGCGTGCCGGTGTCGCAAAAGGGCGGAAGGGGGCCGGCGCCGCGCGGCGCCGGCGGTGCGTCAATAGTGCAGGTTGACCGACGGCAGGCGCGTGACAGGCACGCCGGCGTCGTGCGGGCGCGGCGACGTATCGGGCGACGCGCTCATCTGATAGCGGGTGCCGAAGTTCGATTTCACGTTGATCTCGACCGGCTTGCCGCGATCCCGGAATTCGGTGACTTCGGTGCCGTTCTTGCTTTTTTCGTGAAAGCTCGGCGTGCGCCGCACGTCGTTGAAATCGACCTTCGAAGTCACTTCGGCGCCGGGGCGGTTGATCTTCGTGAGATCGGGCAGCCCGGCCGCCTCGTTGGCCGCGGCCTGGGCCTTTGCGTCGGCGGCCGCTTGTGCGGCGTCGGCGGCGCGGGCGGGGCCGACGAGGGCGAGTGCCGTCAGGGCGGCGGCGAAAAGGAGCGGCTTCATCGTGTTTCTCCCATTGAACCGTTCGATTTTAGCAAATACCGGCGTCGTGCCGATGCCGTTCGACGATGCGCGAGCGGCCTTGCCGCCGCGATGGGCATCGGCTGCGCGAGCGGGTTCCGTGATAATGTCGAAACGATCTGAAGAGGCACTGCTAGATGAAGAACGATCCCAACCGCCGTTCCCGGACGCGCACGCCGGGTAGCCCGTGCGTCGAAGCGTTCGACGACCCGATCGCCGCCGTCGCGCGGCTCTCCGAGATCTACGAGACGAACACCGCGTTCCTGCGCGACGCGTTCGCGCGCTATCGCGGCAACGAAGCGTTCGACGAGCACGTGCGCGCGTGCTATCCGTTCGTGCGCATCCGCACCGACGTCAACACGCACATCGATTCGCGCCGCTCGTACGGCTTCGTCGCCGGCCCGGGCGTGTTCGAGACGACCGTCACGCGCCCGGACCTGTTCGCGAACTACTACCGCGAGCAATTGCGCCTGCTCGCGAAGAACCATCACGTTCGGATCGAAGTCGGCGTATCGGCGCAGCCGATCCCGGTTCACTTCGCGTTCTCCGAAGGCATTCACCTCGAAGGCGATCTCGACCGCGACCGCTTGGTCGCGATGCGCGACGTGTTCGACACGCCGGATCTCGCGTATCTCGATGACCGGATCGTCAACGGCACGTACGAGCCCGCACCGGGCGAGCCGCATCCGCTCGCGCTCTTCACGGCCGCGCGCGTCGATTTTTCGCTGCATCGGCTGCGGCACTACACGGCGACGCTGCCGACGCATTTCCAGAACTACGTGCTCTATACGAACTACCAGTTCTACATCGACGAATTCGTGAAGCTCGGCCGCACGATGATGTCGGCGAGCGACGATCCCGAGGTGCGCGCATACCGCAGCGAATACACGGCGTTCGTGGAGCCGGGCGACGTGATCACGTACAACGCGAATCTCGGCGAGGACGCGAGCGAAGGCACGCCGCCGCCGCGCCTGCCGCAGATGCCCGCGTATCACCTCAAGCGCGCGGACGGCAGCGGGATCACGATGGTCAACATCGGCGTCGGGCCATCGAACGCGAAGACGATCACCGATCACATCGCGGTGCTGCGTCCGCACGCGTGGGTGATGCTCGGCCATTGCGCGGGGCTGCGCAACACGCAGCGCCTGGGCGACTACGTGCTCGCGCACGGCTATGTCCGCGAGGATCACGTGCTCGACGCGGATCTGCCGCTGTGGGTGCCGATTCCGGCGCTCGCCGAAGTGCAGGTCGCGCTCGAGCGCGCGGTCGCGCAGGTCACGCAGCTCGAAGGCGCCGAGCTCAAGCGCGTGATGCGCACGGGCACCGTCGCGAGCGTCGACAACCGCAACTGGGAGTTGCGCGACCATCGCGAGCCGGTGCAGCGGCTGTCGCAGAGCCGCGCGATCGCGCTCGACATGGAGAGCGCGACGATCGCCGCGAACGGCTTTCGCTTCCGCGTGCCGTACGGCACGCTGCTGTGCGTGTCGGACAAGCCGCTGCACGGCGAGCTGAAGCTGCCGGGGATGGCCGATCAGTTCTACCGCGGGCAGGTCGATCAGCATTTGCAGATCGGCGTGAAGGCGATGGAGATTCTCCGCACGAATGGGCTCGATCGGTTGCATAGTCGCAAGCTGCGCAGCTTCGCGGAAGTGGCGTTTCAGTAACGAACCCTTGCTCTATAAGGCTCCCCGGCTTGTTCGAGGAGCCTTATTGTCTAACATGCGAGTCAGTGTCTGACTTGCGCGCTTCAATGGGGGCTGGCCGGACGCGTTCCACTTCGCGCGATTTCGTGTAATGGTGCCGTCATGCTCTCGGTTGTGTGGCCGGCCAGCGATTGAGCTGCCGCCGCCCCTTGCTGCCGTTTCGGATCGGTCAGCGCTTTCGCCCGCGGATCATGGAAATGCATGCCGATCAGATATTTCGGATTCGGTGTGATCCCCTTCTTTTTCCAGTCTTTCTCGTACGCGGATCGCGCTCGCAGGCAAGCGCGTTTCCATCCAGAGTACGCGCCGATGTAAGTGTAGCAGCCGCTTGCATGCGTACAGATCATTGGCCCGATTGACGCGATCTTGCCGCCGCGGGCCCGATTCAGCGTTTCTTGCAGGTCGGGCGTCATCTCGATCAACAGGCGCACGCCGCTGCGGTTCACCGTCTGGCTTGGACGAAACGAAATTCCGTCGTCGGACACGTCTTGCCAGTTGAGCGCGAGAAGGTCGCCTATACGTTGAGCAGTCTGATACGCCAGGTCGATCAGGCAGAGGAACGATCGTGCGGAGGACGTCTTGTCGTCGGCACTGGCAACGATGGCCGCTCGTACCGTGTCAAGCTCGTCGTCCGTGATGTAGCGGTCACGCTTCGTTTCCTTCGCCGAGCCAATCTCGCGAGCCGGGTTGCGATCGCGAAGTCCACGCCGAACAGCGTGCGCGAAGATCAAAGACAGCAATCGGCCTTGCGCCGTACGGGCTTCGCGAGCGCGGGCTCGAGCCGCAGCGTGCCGCCGACCATGTCGCGGCGGCGTTCCAGACAGCCGTTGCCGAACGTCAGGAAATCGAGCGCCCACCGCTCGAACGCGTGCCGCGACAGCCAGCGGTGCGGGCGAAACGTCGACGCGAGCACGTTCGCCTTGAAGAACAACGCCGAGCTATGGTGCGTGCTCGCGCGAAACGATTTCGCCAGGGCGGCGAAGCCGACCGGCGGCTCGAACCATTCGCCACCCATGCGCACAACACGGGCCGCGAAGTCGTGACCGCGCGCTATCTGCGCATCGACGTCGCCAATACAGGCCTGGCGCTCGGCATCGACGAACGGCTGTCGCGCATCGCACGTGTCCACCAGGAGGGCCAGAAAGCGCCCGTTGAGCCGGGGGGGGCCGATCGCGCGGTATCCGGTTCGCGTCGCGCTCGGTTTCGCGGAGCGGATCGTGAGCTCGTGCGCGATCGATTGCTTCGCTACCCGAGTCGGGGATGCGCGGTCTGATCGACCGAGCGCTCAACAGCGACCGCGTGATGCATCCAGCTCGCCTCGCGCCAGAAACAGCAGAGCGTGGCACGAGCAGGAA is a genomic window of Burkholderia mallei ATCC 23344 containing:
- a CDS encoding homoserine kinase, which translates into the protein MAVFTAVSDADLALWMRHYDLGDVVAFRGIPSGIENSNFFLTTTRGEYVLTIFENLTAGQLPFYVDLMSHLAKHGVPVPAPVARDDGTLFGELHGKPAAIVTKLEGAAQLAPGVEHCVEVGQMLARMHLAGRDYPRHQPNLRSLPWWRDTVPAIAPFVTGEQRALLEGELAHQAAFFASDDYAALPEGPCHCDLFRDNALFAHAEPDTGHSVRLGGFFDFYFAGCDKWLFDVAVTVNDWCVDLPTGALDAARADALLRAYQTVRPFTAGERRRWGDMLRAGAYRFWVSRLYDFHLPRAAQMLKPHDPGHFERILRERIAHAGALPETHACN
- a CDS encoding BPSS1780 family membrane protein yields the protein MQLIEVSAKTGYVWFRQGIWLFRRNPLAFVTLFFTYLLAMMLVSLVPVIGAALPLLLIPGIAVGFMAACRDTIAGKQVLPTILIDGFRSYGPTVTQRLLALGGLYIVSMAAVFACSALGDGGTLLKIMFGLGAENLGPEALDSPGVRIAVLIAAALYAPVAMMFWFAPVLTAWHDVPPVKALFFSVVSCWRNKGAFTVYGLLWFALALGVSFGLAALMQALGASAYALTVMMPASIVITAMLYCSFYATYRGCFGVQEPGAQSPPNASGR
- a CDS encoding tyrosine-type recombinase/integrase, giving the protein MIFAHAVRRGLRDRNPAREIGSAKETKRDRYITDDELDTVRAAIVASADDKTSSARSFLCLIDLAYQTAQRIGDLLALNWQDVSDDGISFRPSQTVNRSGVRLLIEMTPDLQETLNRARGGKIASIGPMICTHASGCYTYIGAYSGWKRACLRARSAYEKDWKKKGITPNPKYLIGMHFHDPRAKALTDPKRQQGAAAAQSLAGHTTESMTAPLHEIARSGTRPASPH
- a CDS encoding AMP nucleosidase, with amino-acid sequence MKNDPNRRSRTRTPGSPCVEAFDDPIAAVARLSEIYETNTAFLRDAFARYRGNEAFDEHVRACYPFVRIRTDVNTHIDSRRSYGFVAGPGVFETTVTRPDLFANYYREQLRLLAKNHHVRIEVGVSAQPIPVHFAFSEGIHLEGDLDRDRLVAMRDVFDTPDLAYLDDRIVNGTYEPAPGEPHPLALFTAARVDFSLHRLRHYTATLPTHFQNYVLYTNYQFYIDEFVKLGRTMMSASDDPEVRAYRSEYTAFVEPGDVITYNANLGEDASEGTPPPRLPQMPAYHLKRADGSGITMVNIGVGPSNAKTITDHIAVLRPHAWVMLGHCAGLRNTQRLGDYVLAHGYVREDHVLDADLPLWVPIPALAEVQVALERAVAQVTQLEGAELKRVMRTGTVASVDNRNWELRDHREPVQRLSQSRAIALDMESATIAANGFRFRVPYGTLLCVSDKPLHGELKLPGMADQFYRGQVDQHLQIGVKAMEILRTNGLDRLHSRKLRSFAEVAFQ
- a CDS encoding MarR family winged helix-turn-helix transcriptional regulator, which encodes MNDSPTFPLTLDDQLCFALYSTSLAMTKAYKPLLDKLALTYPQYLAMLVLWETDDMAVKDIAARLSLDPATVTPLLKRLEALGYIERVRDTNDERIVHARLTADGAALKHKARAVPAELFCAMRQTPDFLIRLREDLTRLRQALTDADGA